In a genomic window of Vibrio gigantis:
- a CDS encoding 2-hydroxy-3-oxopropionate reductase, protein MSKIAFIGTGIMGKPMASNLQKAGHDIFLSDHFNEAPADLVAAGATVCHSPAEAAEAADVIILMVPNTPQVEDVLFGNNGVEQGLAAGGATGKLVIDMSSISPIATKAIAARINEGGASYLDAPVSGGEVGAINAALTIMVGGEQDAFDKARPLFEIMGKNITLVGDNGAGQTCKVANQIIVALNIEAVSEALVFASKAGADPARVRQALLGGFANSKILEVHGERMVEGTFDPGFRISLHQKDLNLALTGAQELGVALPNTANAQELFGECAEMGGEGWDHSALIQAIEKRSDHSIR, encoded by the coding sequence ATGTCTAAAATTGCATTTATCGGTACTGGCATCATGGGTAAACCTATGGCGAGTAATCTACAAAAAGCGGGCCACGATATCTTTCTATCAGACCACTTCAATGAAGCTCCTGCTGATCTGGTCGCAGCGGGCGCAACAGTCTGTCACTCACCCGCGGAAGCGGCAGAGGCAGCGGATGTCATTATCCTAATGGTGCCAAACACACCTCAAGTTGAAGATGTACTGTTTGGTAACAACGGAGTAGAGCAAGGCCTAGCAGCGGGCGGTGCGACTGGAAAACTGGTTATCGATATGAGTTCAATCTCGCCTATCGCGACTAAAGCCATTGCAGCGCGTATCAACGAAGGTGGCGCTTCTTACCTAGATGCACCGGTATCGGGTGGTGAAGTCGGTGCTATTAATGCCGCACTGACCATTATGGTGGGTGGCGAGCAAGACGCCTTTGACAAAGCTCGTCCGCTATTCGAAATCATGGGTAAGAACATCACGCTGGTGGGTGATAACGGTGCTGGCCAAACGTGTAAGGTTGCTAACCAGATCATCGTTGCACTGAATATTGAAGCGGTATCCGAAGCCTTGGTATTTGCCTCAAAAGCGGGTGCTGATCCAGCTCGTGTACGTCAGGCACTACTGGGTGGTTTTGCTAACTCTAAGATCCTGGAAGTTCATGGCGAACGTATGGTTGAAGGCACATTTGACCCAGGTTTTAGAATCTCGCTTCACCAGAAAGACCTGAACCTTGCGCTAACGGGCGCACAAGAGTTAGGTGTCGCACTACCGAATACGGCTAACGCTCAAGAGTTGTTTGGAGAGTGTGCCGAAATGGGCGGTGAAGGTTGGGATCACTCTGCGCTGATTCAAGCGATAGAGAAGCGTTCTGACCACTCAATTCGCTAA
- the hyi gene encoding hydroxypyruvate isomerase, whose protein sequence is MAKFAANLSMLFTEVDFMDRFEAAAEAGFQGVEYLFPYAFEADKIKEKLVANNLEQVLFNLPAGDWDAGDRGIAVDPARVEEFQAGVAKAIAYAKALGCTQVNCLAGIVPQGVTQQDAQSAFVINLHYAANALAAEGISLVIEAINTRDIPGFFLNTTEQAKAIIKEVGSDNLSIQYDIYHMQIMEGDLTPTMQQNIGQIAHVQLADNPGRHEPGTGEINYPFVLNYLDELGYQGWVGCEYKPKTTTTEGLGWLHQYR, encoded by the coding sequence ATGGCAAAATTTGCAGCAAACTTGTCAATGTTATTCACGGAAGTTGATTTTATGGATCGCTTTGAAGCCGCAGCAGAAGCGGGCTTTCAGGGCGTGGAGTACCTTTTCCCGTATGCCTTTGAGGCAGACAAAATTAAAGAAAAGCTTGTCGCTAATAATTTAGAACAAGTGTTATTTAACCTACCAGCAGGGGATTGGGACGCCGGTGACCGTGGTATCGCGGTCGACCCAGCACGAGTCGAAGAGTTTCAAGCGGGTGTAGCTAAGGCGATTGCTTACGCTAAAGCGCTCGGTTGTACTCAAGTGAATTGTTTGGCAGGGATAGTTCCGCAAGGTGTGACCCAACAAGACGCGCAATCGGCGTTTGTGATTAACCTGCATTACGCAGCAAACGCGCTAGCTGCAGAAGGGATCAGCCTAGTGATTGAAGCGATCAACACGCGTGATATTCCGGGCTTCTTCTTAAATACCACTGAGCAAGCCAAAGCGATCATTAAAGAGGTAGGGAGCGATAACCTTTCTATCCAATACGATATTTATCACATGCAAATTATGGAAGGCGACTTAACGCCGACCATGCAACAAAACATTGGCCAAATCGCGCACGTTCAACTGGCTGATAATCCAGGTCGACACGAACCGGGGACGGGAGAAATCAATTACCCATTCGTGCTCAATTATCTTGATGAGCTTGGCTATCAAGGCTGGGTTGGCTGCGAGTATAAGCCAAAAACAACGACTACAGAAGGCCTTGGTTGGCTACACCAGTACCGTTAA
- the gcl gene encoding glyoxylate carboligase, with translation MAIMKAIEAAVEVLKREGVDIAFGVPGAAINPMYAAMKKLGGIDHVLARHVEGASHMAEGYTRTNQGNIGVCIGTSGPAGTDMITGLYSASADSIPILCITGQAPRARLHKEDFQAVDIESIAKPVTKWATTVLEPAQVPRAFQKAFHLMRSGRPGPILIDLPIDVQLAEIEFDIDTYEPLEPYKPQATRAQVEKALTMMSQSEKPLIVSGGGVINAGASELLQQFAEITGVPVIPTLMGWGSIPDDHELMAGMVGLQTSHRYGNETMLNSDFVFGVGNRWANRHTGSVDVYTEGRKFVHVDIEPTQIGRVFCPDLGIVSDAKAALELMVEVAQEWRDAGKLPNRNAWASECQERKSTMLRKTNFDEAPMKPMRVYEEMNKAFGRDTCYVSTIGLSQIAAAQFLHVYKPRNWINCGQAGPLGWTTPAALGVRAADPDRDIVAISGDYDFQFMIEELAVGAQFNLPYIHVLVNNSYLGLIRQAQRQFDIDYCVQLAFDNQNAPELEGYGVDHVAVVEGLGCKAIRVREPEQIAAAFEQAKELMNKHKVPVVVELILERVTNIAMGVEINAINEFEPLAESRGDAPTALAYK, from the coding sequence ATGGCAATTATGAAAGCGATTGAAGCAGCGGTAGAAGTGCTTAAACGTGAAGGCGTAGACATCGCATTTGGTGTTCCCGGCGCAGCAATAAACCCTATGTATGCGGCTATGAAAAAGCTCGGAGGAATCGACCACGTCTTAGCTCGTCACGTAGAGGGTGCATCCCATATGGCTGAAGGGTACACGCGTACCAATCAAGGTAATATTGGTGTGTGTATTGGTACCTCTGGTCCTGCGGGCACGGATATGATCACGGGTCTGTATTCTGCATCTGCAGATTCGATTCCAATTCTATGTATCACAGGCCAAGCGCCACGTGCTCGTCTTCATAAAGAAGATTTTCAAGCGGTCGACATTGAATCTATCGCTAAGCCAGTAACAAAGTGGGCAACAACGGTGCTGGAACCTGCACAAGTGCCACGCGCATTCCAAAAAGCGTTTCATTTAATGCGTTCGGGTCGTCCTGGTCCAATCCTGATTGACCTGCCTATCGATGTTCAGCTGGCTGAAATTGAGTTTGATATCGATACCTATGAACCGCTAGAACCATATAAGCCACAAGCAACACGTGCGCAGGTTGAGAAAGCACTAACCATGATGTCTCAATCTGAGAAGCCGCTGATTGTATCTGGTGGTGGCGTAATTAACGCTGGCGCATCTGAGTTGCTGCAGCAGTTTGCAGAAATCACGGGTGTACCAGTTATCCCAACTTTGATGGGCTGGGGTTCTATCCCTGATGATCATGAATTGATGGCCGGCATGGTGGGGCTACAAACCTCTCACCGTTACGGTAACGAAACCATGCTCAACTCTGATTTTGTATTTGGTGTAGGTAACCGCTGGGCAAACCGTCATACCGGCTCTGTCGATGTTTACACCGAAGGACGCAAGTTTGTGCACGTTGATATTGAACCGACCCAAATCGGTCGAGTGTTCTGTCCCGACTTAGGTATTGTTTCTGATGCGAAAGCAGCACTTGAACTAATGGTTGAAGTTGCTCAAGAGTGGCGTGATGCAGGCAAGCTACCAAACCGAAATGCTTGGGCAAGTGAGTGTCAGGAACGCAAGTCGACCATGCTGCGTAAAACCAATTTCGATGAAGCTCCAATGAAACCAATGCGTGTTTATGAAGAGATGAACAAGGCATTTGGTCGTGACACTTGCTATGTGAGCACCATTGGTTTGTCGCAAATTGCTGCTGCTCAATTCCTGCATGTTTATAAGCCACGTAACTGGATCAACTGTGGTCAGGCTGGCCCTCTAGGTTGGACAACACCTGCGGCATTGGGTGTACGTGCGGCTGATCCGGATCGCGATATTGTCGCTATCTCTGGTGATTATGATTTCCAGTTCATGATCGAAGAACTGGCGGTAGGTGCTCAATTCAACCTGCCATACATTCATGTGTTGGTGAACAACTCATACCTAGGTTTGATTCGTCAAGCACAGCGCCAATTTGATATCGATTATTGTGTACAACTGGCGTTTGATAACCAGAATGCGCCTGAGCTTGAAGGCTACGGAGTTGACCATGTCGCGGTTGTGGAAGGCTTAGGTTGTAAAGCGATTCGAGTTCGTGAGCCTGAGCAAATTGCCGCTGCGTTTGAGCAAGCAAAAGAGCTGATGAATAAGCATAAAGTCCCGGTTGTTGTTGAGCTAATTCTTGAGCGAGTAACCAACATAGCAATGGGTGTCGAGATCAATGCCATCAATGAATTCGAACCGCTTGCCGAAAGCCGCGGCGATGCCCCTACAGCGCTTGCATACAAGTAG
- the aceB gene encoding malate synthase A, translating into MMNDVKEREEVQCMQVLGNMDNSEYKEILSKDALKFLEALVNKFGDRRHALLSDRDTKQAQYDEGELPNFRKDTISIRQNKEWKVAPPPPELLDRRVEITGPIERKMVINALNSGAKVFMCCFEDASSPTWANMVEGQINLRDANLGTISYFDEKKQKNYQLNNDPALLIARPRGIHLPEQSIQFNNQPIGGCLMDFALYFFHNYQSRAQQGLGVYYYIPKLENMEEAQWWDDIFSFTENYFHVPKGTIRATVLIETLPAVFQMEEILYAMRDHIVAMNCGRWDYIFSYIKTLKNHKDRILPDRHGIGMDQEFLNAYSQLLVRTCHARGALAMGGMSAFIPAKDPQEMARVTAKVIEDKQRESQNGHDGTWVAHPALVDLAMSIFDKHLDGKVNQMDFQSPEHVINADTLLKPCEGSRDEAGVRKNIRIALYYIEAWIQGYGCVPIYGLMEDAATAEISRANIWQWIHHGVTLDDGQTFTKQLFHSWLYQELDTIKHEVGDSRYAAGRFEETADLFYQLSTADEFAAFLTLPSYGLLQESS; encoded by the coding sequence ATGATGAATGACGTAAAAGAGAGAGAAGAAGTACAGTGTATGCAGGTACTCGGGAATATGGACAACTCCGAGTACAAAGAGATCTTGTCTAAAGATGCATTAAAATTCTTAGAAGCTCTCGTGAATAAGTTTGGAGATCGCCGTCATGCCCTGCTAAGTGACCGCGACACAAAACAGGCTCAATACGACGAGGGTGAGTTACCCAATTTCAGAAAAGACACTATCTCCATTCGCCAAAACAAAGAATGGAAAGTAGCACCACCACCACCGGAGCTACTGGATCGCCGCGTAGAGATCACCGGCCCAATCGAAAGAAAGATGGTGATCAACGCATTAAACTCAGGCGCGAAGGTCTTCATGTGTTGCTTTGAGGATGCGTCTTCCCCAACTTGGGCCAATATGGTCGAAGGGCAAATCAACCTTAGAGACGCCAACCTCGGTACCATTAGCTACTTCGATGAAAAGAAGCAAAAGAATTACCAGTTAAATAACGATCCAGCGCTACTAATTGCTCGTCCACGTGGCATTCATTTACCAGAGCAGTCCATCCAATTTAACAATCAGCCTATCGGTGGTTGCTTGATGGACTTCGCTTTGTACTTTTTCCATAACTATCAATCACGCGCACAACAAGGTTTAGGAGTTTATTACTACATTCCAAAACTTGAAAACATGGAAGAAGCACAATGGTGGGACGATATTTTTAGCTTCACCGAAAACTATTTCCACGTACCAAAAGGCACCATTCGCGCGACCGTTTTGATTGAAACGCTTCCTGCTGTATTCCAGATGGAAGAGATTTTGTATGCCATGCGTGATCATATCGTAGCGATGAACTGCGGCCGCTGGGACTACATCTTCAGCTACATCAAAACGCTGAAGAACCATAAAGACCGCATCCTGCCTGACCGTCATGGGATCGGGATGGATCAAGAGTTCCTTAACGCGTATAGCCAACTGTTGGTTCGCACTTGTCACGCACGCGGTGCACTGGCAATGGGTGGTATGTCAGCCTTCATTCCAGCAAAAGATCCTCAAGAGATGGCGCGTGTCACCGCCAAGGTTATCGAAGACAAGCAAAGAGAATCTCAAAATGGTCACGATGGCACGTGGGTAGCGCATCCAGCATTGGTTGATTTAGCAATGTCGATCTTTGATAAACACCTTGATGGCAAAGTAAACCAAATGGATTTCCAAAGCCCTGAGCATGTGATCAACGCAGATACGCTATTGAAACCTTGTGAAGGAAGCCGTGACGAAGCGGGCGTGCGCAAAAACATACGCATCGCGCTTTATTACATTGAGGCTTGGATCCAAGGCTACGGTTGTGTGCCTATCTACGGTTTGATGGAAGATGCCGCAACCGCTGAGATCTCAAGAGCCAACATCTGGCAATGGATCCACCACGGAGTCACACTTGATGACGGCCAAACTTTTACCAAACAACTGTTCCACTCTTGGCTTTACCAAGAGCTAGACACGATAAAACATGAAGTCGGAGACTCGCGTTATGCAGCTGGTCGATTTGAAGAGACAGCCGATCTTTTCTATCAACTTTCTACAGCCGATGAGTTCGCTGCCTTCCTAACTTTACCCAGCTATGGGCTACTACAAGAGTCCAGTTAG
- a CDS encoding GlcG/HbpS family heme-binding protein, with translation MGSLTLQQALTIIDGTLKAGNKIHTEPLTVAVLDSGGKLISLQRQDGSSMMRPDIAIAKAWGALALGCSSRKLAQDADTRPAFISAVNVLAHGNMVPVPGGLLIRDKDKTVLGAIGVSGDISDIDESCAINGIGCAELFSDEMLQA, from the coding sequence ATGGGAAGTTTGACTCTACAACAAGCGTTAACCATCATAGATGGAACCTTAAAAGCAGGAAACAAGATCCACACCGAGCCTTTGACGGTCGCCGTCTTAGACAGTGGTGGCAAGTTGATTTCTTTGCAACGTCAAGACGGCTCTAGCATGATGCGACCAGACATCGCTATCGCTAAAGCATGGGGAGCACTCGCACTGGGTTGTTCCTCAAGAAAACTCGCCCAAGATGCTGACACCAGACCAGCATTTATCTCCGCCGTAAACGTACTCGCACACGGTAATATGGTGCCAGTACCAGGGGGCTTATTGATTCGAGACAAGGATAAAACGGTACTCGGTGCTATTGGGGTAAGCGGTGACATTTCAGATATAGACGAAAGCTGCGCCATCAATGGTATTGGGTGCGCGGAACTGTTCAGTGATGAAATGCTGCAAGCTTAA
- a CDS encoding DoxX family protein — protein MNTRWNDTLTFFARILLAYLFIQAGWGKLFSYEGTAGYMASQGVSAHLLPLVILLELGGGLAILAGFMTRFTALSIAFFSLVSGVMFHFDPSSSGQMIHFYKNVSVAGGYLALAVLGAGSFSVDYWLSNKLKQDTKWARLVAFVR, from the coding sequence ATGAACACCAGATGGAACGATACACTGACTTTTTTCGCTCGTATTTTATTGGCTTACTTGTTTATTCAAGCGGGTTGGGGAAAGCTATTTAGCTATGAAGGAACGGCGGGATACATGGCTTCTCAAGGAGTCAGCGCTCACTTGTTGCCTTTGGTTATTTTGCTTGAACTCGGTGGTGGACTTGCGATTTTAGCTGGGTTTATGACTCGCTTTACTGCGCTGTCGATTGCGTTTTTCTCTTTAGTCTCTGGTGTTATGTTTCACTTCGACCCAAGTTCGTCGGGTCAAATGATTCATTTCTACAAAAACGTCTCTGTTGCTGGTGGGTACCTGGCTTTAGCGGTACTTGGTGCAGGATCGTTTAGTGTTGATTACTGGCTGTCTAACAAGTTGAAGCAAGACACGAAATGGGCGCGATTAGTGGCTTTTGTTCGTTAA
- a CDS encoding LysR family transcriptional regulator, with amino-acid sequence MKTLKKTLPLDTLQILDVLQREGTYSSASAHLNRSVSALSYQIQKLEDELGILILDRSGHRAVFTQVGQMLVENGRQLLAGSDELINQVQRFSSGWESELFVSYDGIIGQDIALSLIADMATECSTQLYVQEDILSGGWEALISGKADILISSMPNIELPNTVNSKTIGSVEMIWVAAKSASILNEPNPLSESTRREHTIIAVADTAKSAPKITKNILLNQKTSTVSSMSSKLTAIQRNLGIGTLPKQLITAELEAGSLVEIGHARTVDIVLAWQIGNMGKAKTLALKKLEKCWRASAQTH; translated from the coding sequence ATGAAGACTCTGAAGAAGACACTGCCGCTCGACACCTTACAAATATTGGATGTTCTACAACGTGAAGGGACTTACTCGTCAGCCTCTGCGCACCTCAATCGATCCGTTTCTGCATTGAGCTATCAAATTCAAAAGTTGGAAGACGAACTCGGCATCTTGATCTTAGATCGATCAGGACACAGAGCCGTGTTTACCCAGGTAGGACAAATGTTGGTGGAAAATGGCCGACAGCTGCTAGCGGGATCAGATGAACTCATAAACCAAGTACAACGTTTCTCCAGTGGTTGGGAAAGCGAACTGTTTGTTTCTTATGACGGCATTATCGGACAAGACATTGCGTTGTCATTAATCGCTGATATGGCAACGGAGTGCAGCACGCAACTGTACGTCCAAGAGGATATATTGTCGGGCGGTTGGGAGGCATTAATCTCAGGAAAAGCGGATATCCTCATCTCATCGATGCCCAATATCGAGCTACCGAATACCGTAAACAGTAAAACCATCGGCAGTGTAGAAATGATCTGGGTGGCTGCGAAAAGTGCCTCCATCTTAAACGAGCCAAATCCACTCAGTGAATCCACACGACGTGAACACACAATCATCGCGGTTGCCGATACCGCTAAGTCAGCGCCTAAAATCACCAAAAACATCTTACTAAACCAAAAAACCAGTACGGTCAGCTCAATGAGTAGTAAGTTAACGGCAATTCAACGTAACCTTGGTATCGGAACTCTGCCTAAACAGCTTATAACCGCCGAGTTAGAAGCAGGAAGTTTAGTGGAAATTGGCCACGCAAGAACCGTTGATATCGTGCTCGCGTGGCAAATAGGCAATATGGGGAAAGCAAAAACACTCGCTTTGAAAAAATTAGAGAAGTGCTGGAGAGCATCGGCTCAAACTCACTAG
- a CDS encoding MarR family winged helix-turn-helix transcriptional regulator, with the protein MDAIDRVVEQWAKEKPELETEPMAMMGRIMRIAKYMETQVAELHKKYDMKLGEFDVLATLRRSGKPYRLTPSELIGSMMLTSGAMTNRLDKLEAKGLISREHSKEDRRSVSVQLTKDGLILIDQMMTEHVEMQKKLVKSLSASQKKNTNQLLKTWLSAYE; encoded by the coding sequence ATGGATGCTATCGACCGCGTAGTAGAGCAATGGGCAAAGGAAAAGCCCGAATTAGAAACTGAGCCTATGGCAATGATGGGCCGGATTATGCGTATTGCCAAGTATATGGAGACACAAGTTGCCGAGCTTCATAAAAAATACGACATGAAACTAGGCGAATTTGATGTGCTAGCCACCTTGCGACGTTCTGGAAAGCCTTATCGTCTTACGCCCTCAGAGTTGATAGGTTCGATGATGCTGACATCAGGTGCGATGACCAATCGCCTTGATAAGCTAGAAGCCAAAGGGCTGATCAGTCGTGAGCACAGTAAAGAAGACAGACGTAGCGTGAGCGTTCAGCTAACCAAAGATGGTCTGATTCTGATTGACCAGATGATGACTGAGCATGTCGAAATGCAGAAAAAGCTGGTTAAATCTCTGTCTGCGAGCCAGAAGAAGAACACCAACCAACTACTAAAAACATGGTTGAGTGCTTACGAGTAA
- a CDS encoding DMT family transporter — MNILLAMIPAFFWGTTYAVTQFTLQEWPPLLLGALRALPAGLLLLAVKPTLPKKGEWQIIFTLGLINIATFFGLIFVMALTLPSAISGVGMISVPVFAMIFHWVVKKQRPHLIQALSGIGLITLAWILFNPSQIALNPIGLGAMFAAIMCIVIGSSITKSLGNRMHWWKVLTWQLILGGTILSVASGVHAFIDPQPYVNAVTHFDTRNAIGLMWVIGLNTALGYGMYVWLLQRMSVVDFTFGGIANPVAGIVTGMVLMGESFTPVQYSLMTGMIVMSLLPQLILAIRQSKTVNPVTQ; from the coding sequence ATGAACATATTATTAGCAATGATCCCCGCATTCTTTTGGGGAACAACCTATGCAGTGACGCAATTTACGCTACAGGAGTGGCCACCACTATTACTAGGTGCTTTGCGTGCATTACCTGCTGGTTTGTTATTGCTAGCGGTAAAACCAACACTGCCGAAAAAAGGCGAGTGGCAAATCATTTTCACTTTAGGCCTGATCAACATCGCGACTTTCTTTGGTTTGATCTTCGTGATGGCACTGACACTGCCTTCAGCGATTTCGGGCGTGGGTATGATCTCTGTACCTGTGTTCGCAATGATCTTCCATTGGGTAGTGAAGAAACAGCGCCCACATTTGATTCAAGCCCTGTCTGGTATCGGCTTGATCACCTTAGCGTGGATCTTGTTCAACCCAAGCCAAATCGCTTTGAACCCAATCGGGTTGGGCGCAATGTTCGCCGCTATCATGTGTATCGTTATCGGCAGTAGCATTACCAAATCATTGGGTAATCGCATGCACTGGTGGAAGGTATTAACATGGCAGCTAATTCTGGGTGGTACGATTTTGTCTGTCGCTTCTGGCGTTCATGCCTTTATCGACCCGCAGCCTTATGTTAATGCCGTGACTCATTTCGATACTCGTAATGCGATCGGGCTAATGTGGGTGATTGGGCTAAACACTGCTCTAGGTTACGGCATGTATGTGTGGTTATTACAACGTATGTCTGTGGTTGATTTCACTTTCGGTGGCATCGCGAACCCAGTGGCAGGTATCGTTACAGGTATGGTGTTGATGGGCGAATCGTTTACTCCTGTGCAGTATTCACTAATGACAGGTATGATCGTGATGTCACTGCTACCACAACTGATTCTTGCAATCCGACAGTCCAAGACAGTCAATCCGGTTACGCAGTAA
- a CDS encoding LysR family transcriptional regulator produces the protein MAKDLFSSLDLNLLRTFIILHQERNMRKASERLFVSQPAISKALQRLRDHFDDELFVKTHHGLRATEHANMLAESISPILNELSSALNNSNEFDPKQLQGPIKLALSPFLLSSISSKLFQAIRTQAPNVEVHLLNWSKTTMTEIINDEVHIGFNYEISHAPKELLQQPITQDSFKGYVRHDHPYSGDFIEVKDGVNFELATIIAIDWNSHRTLAEKILKIKGLEANIGFRSELPSAVIDVVKNSDMMFPASKFLEIEQKTTLRAIQIRFDSADIQPTVCAYFHHKNRNSPTTLWLKKVLDSILNNNL, from the coding sequence ATGGCAAAAGACCTATTTTCTAGTTTGGATTTAAATCTACTACGAACTTTTATTATCCTGCATCAAGAACGAAATATGCGGAAAGCTTCCGAGCGCCTATTCGTATCTCAACCAGCGATAAGTAAAGCCCTCCAACGATTGCGTGACCATTTCGACGACGAACTATTTGTCAAAACGCACCACGGGTTGCGCGCAACAGAACATGCCAACATGCTAGCCGAAAGTATTTCACCTATCTTGAATGAGCTCTCGTCAGCACTCAATAACAGTAATGAGTTCGATCCAAAACAGCTTCAAGGCCCAATCAAGCTTGCGCTATCGCCATTTCTTCTCAGCTCAATTTCCAGCAAATTGTTCCAAGCGATCCGGACCCAAGCGCCAAATGTTGAGGTTCATTTATTAAACTGGTCTAAAACGACCATGACAGAAATTATCAATGATGAAGTCCACATAGGGTTTAATTACGAAATATCCCACGCCCCGAAAGAGCTACTTCAACAACCTATTACGCAAGACAGCTTTAAAGGTTATGTCAGACACGACCACCCTTACAGCGGTGATTTTATTGAAGTGAAAGATGGCGTAAACTTCGAACTAGCCACTATAATTGCTATCGATTGGAACTCCCACCGCACACTTGCTGAAAAGATACTAAAAATTAAAGGGCTAGAAGCAAACATAGGCTTTCGTTCAGAGTTACCATCAGCTGTTATTGATGTTGTAAAGAACTCCGATATGATGTTTCCCGCTTCTAAGTTTCTTGAAATTGAACAAAAAACCACACTCAGAGCAATTCAAATTCGCTTTGATAGCGCGGATATTCAGCCAACAGTGTGTGCCTATTTTCACCATAAAAACCGTAATAGCCCTACAACCCTATGGCTTAAAAAAGTTCTCGACTCTATCCTCAATAATAACCTGTAG